Proteins encoded by one window of Chthoniobacterales bacterium:
- a CDS encoding MoxR family ATPase, whose amino-acid sequence MSVTTQELNNQVQQSSQWVQPLLQEVSRVVVGQKSLVERLLMGLLTNGHVLLEGVPGLAKTLTVRTLASCIQTGFQRLQFTPDLLPADLIGTLIYNPRDSAFTTKLGPIFSNLILADEINRAPAKVQSALLEAMQERQVTISDQTFKLPDPFLVLATQNPIEQEGTYQLPEAQLDRFMFKVHVGYPTRIEERSILDAMATSAPRLEVTPVVSASDIIAARDVVNAIYVDDRVKNYIVDIVWATREPRSFNLKLDGLIRYGASPRATINLTLAAKARAFLSGRGYVTPQDVKDIGADILRHRIAVSYEAEAESVTSESIVERIFAGLPVP is encoded by the coding sequence ATGTCGGTCACCACGCAAGAGCTCAACAATCAGGTCCAGCAATCCAGCCAATGGGTGCAGCCCCTCCTTCAGGAAGTCAGTCGCGTCGTCGTCGGTCAGAAATCCCTCGTCGAGCGGCTTCTCATGGGCCTGCTCACGAATGGTCACGTGCTTCTCGAAGGCGTGCCCGGCCTCGCCAAGACGCTCACCGTGCGCACCCTGGCCTCGTGCATCCAGACGGGGTTTCAGCGCCTGCAGTTCACGCCCGATCTTCTTCCCGCCGATCTCATCGGCACGCTGATCTATAATCCCCGCGACAGCGCATTCACCACCAAGCTTGGGCCGATTTTTTCGAACCTCATCCTCGCGGATGAAATCAATCGAGCGCCCGCGAAGGTCCAGAGCGCCTTGCTCGAGGCGATGCAGGAGCGCCAGGTCACCATCAGCGACCAGACGTTCAAGCTCCCCGATCCCTTCCTGGTTCTAGCCACGCAGAACCCCATCGAGCAGGAGGGCACCTACCAGCTGCCCGAGGCGCAGCTCGATCGCTTCATGTTCAAGGTGCACGTCGGCTACCCGACGCGGATCGAGGAGCGCTCGATCCTCGACGCGATGGCGACGTCCGCCCCGCGGCTCGAGGTTACGCCCGTCGTGTCCGCGTCCGATATCATCGCCGCGCGCGACGTGGTAAATGCGATCTACGTCGATGATCGCGTGAAGAATTACATCGTCGACATCGTCTGGGCGACGCGCGAGCCGCGCTCGTTCAATCTCAAGCTCGACGGCCTCATCCGCTACGGGGCGTCGCCGCGCGCAACGATCAATCTCACCCTTGCCGCGAAGGCGCGCGCCTTCCTCTCCGGCCGCGGCTACGTGACGCCGCAGGACGTGAAGGACATCGGCGCCGACATCCTCCGCCACCGCATCGCGGTGAGCTACGAGGCCGAGGCCGAGTCGGTGACCAGCGAGAGCATCGTCGAGCGGATCTTTGCCGGTCTGCCGGTCCCCTGA
- a CDS encoding DUF58 domain-containing protein: MQEPGEILRKIRRIELRTRRLVNASFAGAYQSVFKGRGMNFEEVREYAAGDDIRSIDWNVTARMNTPYVKKFTEEREMTVMLLVDVSASGIYGSVESSKRELAAEVASILAFSAIQNNDKVGLILFTDEVELFIAPKKGRLHTLRVIREMLYFEPRRRGTNVGAALEYLNKVTSRRAVVFMISDFLSPDFVKPLTVAAKRHDLVAMPVIDPGEEELPSVGILTLEDAETGEQIDINTSSRVVANAYAAIEEKRHVDLARLFRQRRIDSIPLRTDTDYLLPLRSFFETRERRQAA, from the coding sequence ATGCAAGAGCCGGGAGAAATTCTGCGGAAGATTCGTCGCATCGAATTGCGCACGCGCCGCCTCGTGAACGCTTCGTTCGCGGGCGCCTACCAGAGCGTGTTCAAGGGCCGTGGCATGAACTTCGAGGAGGTGCGCGAATATGCCGCTGGCGACGACATTCGTTCGATCGATTGGAACGTCACCGCGCGCATGAACACGCCCTATGTGAAGAAGTTCACCGAGGAACGCGAGATGACGGTGATGTTGCTCGTGGATGTGAGCGCCTCGGGAATCTACGGCAGCGTCGAGAGCAGCAAGCGCGAGCTGGCGGCGGAAGTCGCGTCCATCCTTGCGTTCAGCGCGATCCAGAACAACGACAAGGTCGGGCTGATCCTTTTCACCGACGAGGTGGAGTTGTTCATCGCGCCGAAAAAGGGCCGCCTGCACACGCTGCGCGTGATCCGCGAGATGCTCTACTTCGAGCCCAGGCGCCGCGGCACGAATGTGGGGGCCGCCCTGGAATATCTGAACAAGGTCACCTCGCGTCGGGCCGTCGTTTTCATGATCTCCGATTTCCTGAGCCCGGACTTCGTGAAGCCGCTTACCGTCGCGGCAAAGCGCCACGATCTCGTGGCGATGCCCGTGATCGATCCCGGTGAGGAGGAGCTGCCGTCCGTCGGTATTCTTACGCTCGAGGACGCCGAGACCGGCGAGCAGATCGACATCAATACTTCCAGCCGTGTCGTGGCGAATGCCTACGCGGCGATCGAAGAAAAGCGGCACGTCGATCTCGCCCGGTTGTTCCGGCAGCGGCGGATCGATTCCATCCCGTTGCGCACGGACACCGATTACCTGCTGCCGCTGCGTTCCTTTTTCGAAACCCGTGAACGGAGGCAGGCCGCGTGA